The Actinomadura sp. WMMB 499 genome includes a window with the following:
- a CDS encoding ABC transporter ATP-binding protein, whose product MTAPLLEIRALSAHAARVPLLEGVGLTVAAGTIAAVVGPSGSGKTTLGLAALGASRPGIRLGGEVRLDGADLLAAPEPRRRVLRTGTAGHLPQHPETVLDPVRRIGGPLAELAALRHRARPDRRAAARAALATAGLPGPEFPRRFPHQLSGGQQRRAALASALVTGARLLVLDEPTSGLDPVTAAALGDRLDALAADGTALLLLTHDLPLVRRLAAHVTVLEHGRAVAQGPPERVLDAPSGRRAAPRPAPAVTARSAAGVTAADVAVRRRTGRSPLAGPVSLSFPPGTATALIGPSGAGKTTFGRVLAGLTPPTAGAVAHDGVRLARRVGRRSAAGRRAVQYVHQSAAESFEAHRPVLSQIAATGRLLRGLPPAAAEAEARGVAARLGLDGAQLGRLPAALSGGQLQRCALARALMARPALLVCDEVTSALDEPTRDRVLDELPGLLPADAALLLVTHDLAAVRRAAATVAVLDGGRCVQHTGLREFLASPSPGAAADLVRADRERNCRS is encoded by the coding sequence GTGACCGCACCGCTGCTGGAGATCCGCGCCCTGTCGGCGCACGCCGCGCGCGTCCCGCTGCTGGAGGGGGTCGGACTGACCGTCGCCGCGGGCACGATCGCCGCGGTCGTCGGGCCGTCCGGCAGCGGCAAGACCACCCTCGGGCTCGCCGCGCTCGGCGCCTCCCGGCCGGGTATCCGGCTGGGCGGCGAGGTGCGGCTGGACGGCGCCGACCTGCTCGCCGCGCCCGAGCCCCGGCGCCGCGTCCTGCGCACCGGCACGGCGGGGCACCTCCCGCAGCATCCGGAGACCGTCCTGGACCCGGTCCGCCGCATCGGCGGCCCGCTCGCCGAGCTCGCCGCGCTCCGGCACCGCGCCCGGCCGGACCGGCGGGCCGCGGCGCGGGCGGCGCTGGCGACGGCGGGGCTGCCCGGCCCGGAGTTCCCGCGCCGCTTCCCCCACCAGCTCTCGGGAGGTCAGCAGCGGCGGGCCGCACTGGCGTCCGCGCTGGTCACCGGTGCGCGGCTGCTGGTGCTCGACGAGCCCACCAGCGGCCTGGACCCGGTCACCGCCGCCGCGCTCGGCGACCGCCTGGACGCTCTCGCCGCCGACGGCACCGCGCTGCTGCTGCTCACCCACGACCTGCCGCTCGTCCGGCGGCTCGCCGCGCACGTGACCGTGCTCGAGCACGGGCGCGCGGTGGCGCAGGGACCGCCGGAGCGCGTGCTCGACGCCCCGTCCGGACGGCGCGCGGCGCCCCGCCCGGCACCGGCGGTGACCGCCCGGTCCGCGGCAGGCGTGACCGCGGCGGACGTCGCGGTCCGCCGCCGCACCGGGCGGTCGCCGCTGGCCGGGCCCGTCTCGCTGTCCTTCCCGCCGGGCACCGCGACCGCGCTGATCGGCCCGTCCGGGGCCGGCAAGACCACGTTCGGACGGGTGCTGGCCGGGCTCACCCCGCCCACCGCGGGCGCCGTCGCGCACGACGGCGTCCGGCTGGCGCGCCGGGTCGGGCGCCGGTCCGCGGCCGGGCGCCGGGCCGTCCAGTACGTCCACCAGAGCGCCGCCGAGTCCTTCGAGGCGCACCGCCCGGTGCTGTCGCAGATCGCCGCCACCGGGCGGCTGCTGCGCGGCCTGCCCCCGGCCGCCGCCGAGGCGGAGGCGCGCGGCGTCGCCGCCCGCCTCGGCCTGGACGGCGCCCAGCTCGGCCGGCTCCCCGCCGCGCTCTCCGGCGGCCAGCTGCAGCGCTGCGCTCTGGCACGGGCGCTCATGGCCCGTCCCGCCCTGCTGGTGTGCGACGAGGTGACCTCGGCGCTGGACGAGCCGACCCGCGACCGGGTGCTCGACGAACTCCCCGGCCTGCTCCCGGCGGACGCGGCGCTGCTCCTGGTCACGCACGATCTCGCCGCGGTGCGGCGGGCGGCCGCCACGGTCGCCGTGCTGGACGGCGGCCGGTGCGTCCAGCACACGGGCCTGCGCGAGTTCCTGGCCTCGCCGTCCCCGGGAGCGGCCGCCGATCTCGTCCGGGCCGACCGGGAGCGGAACTGCCGGTCCTGA
- a CDS encoding ABC transporter permease — MKGGAGRRALRPRRGRFGPPPLAVPLLGVPLLLAVAGPLVAGPADPPPGTAALPSQPPGGGHPLGTDLLGRDVLALVLHGGPSVLGTTAGALLLGYAAGVPLGLLAAGARRLVDELVMRSLDLLLALPGLLVLMTLAATDHRGRLWLLAAAGTLQIPPIARLVRGAALAPAARTTVEALRMQGHGWWYVHLRHLARELAAPIATDAGARFAIVLYLLASANFLGLGLPATSPDWAVLIERNADALFTQPAAVLVPAGLLMSLCVGANLLVDRALANRRTPL, encoded by the coding sequence GTGAAGGGCGGGGCGGGGCGGCGGGCGCTCCGCCCGCGCCGGGGACGGTTCGGGCCGCCGCCGCTCGCGGTGCCGCTGCTGGGGGTGCCGCTGCTGCTCGCGGTGGCCGGGCCGCTCGTGGCGGGCCCCGCCGACCCGCCGCCGGGCACGGCGGCGCTGCCCTCGCAGCCGCCCGGCGGCGGCCACCCGCTGGGCACCGACCTGCTCGGCCGCGACGTGCTCGCGCTCGTCCTGCACGGCGGCCCGTCCGTCCTCGGCACCACGGCCGGGGCGCTGCTGCTCGGCTACGCGGCCGGGGTGCCGCTGGGCCTGCTGGCGGCGGGCGCGCGGCGGCTCGTCGACGAGCTGGTGATGCGGTCGCTGGACCTGCTGCTGGCGCTGCCCGGCCTGCTCGTGCTGATGACGCTCGCCGCCACCGACCACCGCGGCCGGCTCTGGCTGCTCGCCGCCGCCGGGACGCTGCAGATCCCGCCGATCGCCCGGCTGGTGCGCGGCGCCGCGCTCGCCCCGGCCGCCCGGACGACCGTGGAGGCCCTGCGCATGCAGGGGCACGGCTGGTGGTACGTCCACCTGCGCCATCTCGCCCGCGAACTCGCCGCGCCGATCGCGACGGACGCGGGCGCCCGGTTCGCGATCGTGCTGTACCTGCTGGCGTCGGCGAACTTCCTCGGGCTCGGGCTGCCCGCCACGTCACCGGACTGGGCCGTCCTCATCGAGCGCAACGCCGACGCGCTGTTCACGCAGCCCGCGGCGGTGCTGGTGCCCGCCGGGCTGCTGATGTCGCTGTGCGTCGGCGCCAACCTGCTGGTCGACCGCGCGCTGGCGAACCGGAGGACCCCCCTGTGA
- a CDS encoding HNH endonuclease family protein — MTALVATAATALVAAGSPAAAAPPPPPGESTARGHLAALTVRAEGSMSGYDREKFPHWIDQGSNCSTRETVLKRDGQNVTVGSDCYPTSGSWYSPYDGATWTRASDIDIDHMVALAEAWRSGASGWTTSRRQAFANDLGSSQLWAVTDNVNQSKSDRDPAEWKPSRTSFHCMYARSWIDVKWRYGLSVDSAEKSALTGMLNSC, encoded by the coding sequence GTGACCGCCCTGGTGGCCACCGCCGCCACCGCCCTCGTGGCCGCCGGGTCCCCGGCCGCCGCCGCTCCCCCGCCGCCTCCGGGCGAGTCCACCGCCCGCGGCCACCTCGCCGCCCTCACCGTCCGGGCCGAGGGGTCGATGAGCGGCTACGACCGCGAGAAGTTCCCGCACTGGATCGACCAGGGCTCCAACTGCAGCACCCGTGAGACGGTCCTCAAGCGCGACGGCCAGAACGTCACGGTCGGCTCGGACTGCTACCCGACGAGCGGCTCCTGGTACAGCCCGTACGACGGCGCCACCTGGACCCGCGCGTCCGACATCGACATCGACCACATGGTGGCGCTGGCCGAGGCATGGCGGTCCGGGGCGTCGGGCTGGACGACGTCCCGCCGCCAGGCGTTCGCCAACGACCTGGGCAGCTCGCAGCTGTGGGCCGTCACCGACAACGTCAACCAGTCCAAGAGCGACCGGGACCCGGCCGAGTGGAAGCCGTCACGCACGTCCTTCCACTGCATGTACGCCCGGTCGTGGATCGACGTGAAGTGGCGCTACGGCCTCAGCGTCGACTCGGCCGAGAAGAG
- a CDS encoding ABC transporter permease: MGRYTARRCLLAVVQCLVVLVAVFALGTLLPGDTAGVLLAEQGTPEQVAALRERLGLDRPAPDRFGDWLGGLLTGDLGRSLLTNVPVAAELGRRLTDTLVLAAPAFVLVVTLAPLLGVVTGLREGTRLDRLLNAAAVLLHAVPEFVLGLLMIASLSLATGLLPATAVGLNGTALLAQPAVLVMPVAVLAARQLCDLARQIRAGVAAQRDAPLAEHLRLLGMRERTVVLRHVVPNALGPAAQQFARCVEGLLGGAVLVEALFGVQGLGTGFVEAVQNRDVPLVQAYALLFAGTAVAVHLAGDLVSHRLAPRREVTA, encoded by the coding sequence GTGGGCCGCTACACCGCCCGGCGGTGCCTGCTCGCGGTCGTCCAGTGCCTGGTCGTCCTCGTCGCGGTCTTCGCGCTCGGGACGCTGCTGCCCGGCGACACCGCGGGCGTCCTGCTCGCCGAGCAGGGCACGCCCGAGCAGGTCGCCGCGCTCCGCGAGCGGCTCGGGCTGGACCGGCCCGCGCCGGACCGGTTCGGGGACTGGCTCGGCGGCCTGCTCACCGGCGACCTCGGACGGTCGCTGCTGACGAACGTCCCGGTCGCCGCGGAGCTGGGCCGCCGGCTCACCGACACGCTGGTGCTGGCCGCGCCCGCGTTCGTCCTCGTGGTCACGCTCGCGCCGCTCCTGGGTGTCGTCACCGGGCTGCGCGAGGGCACCCGCCTCGACCGGCTGCTGAACGCCGCGGCCGTCCTGCTGCACGCGGTGCCCGAGTTCGTCCTCGGGCTGCTGATGATCGCGTCGCTGTCGCTGGCCACGGGGCTGCTCCCGGCCACGGCGGTCGGGCTGAACGGCACCGCGCTGCTCGCGCAGCCCGCCGTCCTGGTGATGCCGGTGGCGGTACTGGCGGCCCGGCAGCTGTGCGACCTGGCCCGGCAGATCCGGGCCGGGGTCGCCGCCCAGCGGGACGCGCCGCTCGCCGAGCACCTGCGGCTGCTGGGCATGCGCGAGCGCACCGTGGTCCTGCGGCACGTCGTGCCCAACGCGCTGGGACCGGCCGCGCAGCAGTTCGCGCGCTGCGTGGAGGGGCTGCTCGGCGGCGCCGTGCTGGTGGAGGCGCTGTTCGGCGTGCAGGGGCTCGGGACGGGGTTCGTCGAGGCCGTGCAGAACCGCGACGTCCCGCTGGTGCAGGCGTACGCGCTGCTGTTCGCCGGGACGGCCGTCGCGGTGCACCTCGCCGGGGACCTGGTGTCCCACCGGCTGGCGCCGCGCAGGGAGGTGACGGCGTGA
- a CDS encoding potassium/proton antiporter, which yields MTLQQLYVVLLIGGGVLLASITAARVAYRAGLPSLVFFLAVGVIMGEGGLGLRFDDAQLAQALGTGALALILVEGGLTTPWSGARRLLAPAGVLATAGVGVSVLLTATGAHLLLGMEWRLALLLGAIVSSTDAAAVFAVLRALPLPPKLSGLLEAESGFNDAPTIILVLAFSSTATGLPGPGHVFAELLYQLVVGAALALVIGWLGVVALRRIALPATGLYPLATVGFGVVAFAGAGAVGASGIIAAYLAGVVLGNARLPHRGASRSFAEGVGWLAQIGLFVMLGLLVSPARLPEAAVAALVVGLVLLLVARPVSVLACLIPFRVPWREQAFLSWAGLRGAVPIVLATFPIVAGVEGAWELLHIVFVLVMVFTLVQGPSLPTAARLLHLISPGQARELQVEAAPLDVLGADLLTLTVPPGSRLHGVEIAELRLPAAASITLIIRAGAAMVPAPDTRLAERDEVLIVATEAARDAAERRLRAVGRRGRLAYWLGEYGDRDGEPT from the coding sequence ATGACCCTGCAGCAGCTCTACGTGGTGCTGCTGATCGGCGGCGGGGTGCTGCTGGCGAGCATCACCGCGGCGCGCGTCGCGTACCGGGCGGGGCTGCCCAGCCTGGTGTTCTTCCTGGCCGTCGGCGTCATCATGGGCGAGGGCGGGCTGGGGCTGCGGTTCGACGACGCGCAGCTGGCGCAGGCGCTGGGCACCGGCGCGCTGGCCCTCATCCTGGTCGAGGGCGGTCTCACCACCCCGTGGAGCGGCGCGCGGCGGCTGCTGGCCCCGGCCGGGGTACTGGCCACCGCCGGCGTCGGCGTCTCGGTGCTCCTCACCGCGACCGGAGCGCACCTGCTGCTGGGCATGGAGTGGCGCCTGGCCCTGCTGCTGGGCGCGATCGTGTCGTCCACGGACGCCGCGGCGGTGTTCGCCGTCCTGCGGGCGCTGCCGCTGCCGCCCAAGCTCAGCGGCCTGCTGGAGGCCGAGTCGGGGTTCAACGACGCGCCGACCATCATCCTCGTCCTGGCGTTCAGCAGTACCGCCACGGGGCTTCCGGGGCCCGGACACGTCTTCGCCGAACTGCTGTACCAGCTGGTCGTGGGCGCCGCGCTGGCGCTGGTCATCGGATGGCTCGGGGTCGTCGCGCTGCGGCGGATCGCGCTGCCCGCCACCGGCCTCTACCCGCTGGCGACCGTGGGGTTCGGGGTCGTCGCGTTCGCCGGGGCCGGGGCGGTCGGCGCCAGCGGGATCATCGCCGCGTACCTGGCCGGCGTGGTGCTGGGCAACGCCCGGCTGCCGCACCGCGGCGCCTCCCGGTCCTTCGCGGAGGGGGTCGGCTGGCTGGCGCAGATCGGCCTGTTCGTCATGCTCGGCCTGCTGGTCAGCCCCGCCCGGCTGCCGGAGGCGGCGGTGGCGGCGCTGGTGGTGGGCCTGGTCCTGCTGCTGGTGGCGCGGCCGGTCTCGGTCCTGGCCTGCCTGATCCCGTTCCGCGTCCCCTGGCGCGAGCAGGCGTTCCTGTCCTGGGCCGGGCTGCGCGGGGCGGTGCCGATCGTCCTCGCCACGTTCCCGATCGTCGCCGGGGTCGAGGGGGCGTGGGAGCTGCTGCACATCGTGTTCGTCCTGGTCATGGTGTTCACGCTCGTCCAGGGGCCCAGCCTGCCGACGGCGGCGCGGCTGCTGCACCTGATCTCGCCCGGGCAGGCCCGCGAGCTGCAGGTCGAGGCGGCGCCGCTGGACGTGCTCGGGGCCGACCTGCTCACGCTGACCGTCCCGCCAGGCTCCCGGCTGCACGGCGTGGAGATCGCCGAGCTGCGGCTGCCCGCCGCCGCCTCGATCACGCTCATCATCCGCGCGGGCGCCGCCATGGTCCCGGCCCCCGACACGCGCCTGGCCGAGCGGGACGAGGTCCTGATCGTCGCCACCGAGGCGGCGCGGGACGCCGCGGAGCGACGGCTGCGCGCGGTGGGCCGCCGGGGGCGGCTCGCCTACTGGCTCGGCGAGTACGGCGACCGGGACGGAGAGCCCACGTGA
- a CDS encoding ABC transporter substrate-binding protein: MNRPVQVPDDLARGIGRRGLLTGMGAIAAAGLLGGCGSGGGDGARRFRAAFAAGGSQETMDPHVAPNFVDQVRAKAMFDTLATFGDDMSIRPRLAESWESDASGKRWRVRLREARFHDGAPVTAEDVLFTYRRVADPGTGSPSQQLMSAVDFAASGASGPRELTLVLKEADFGFPRALAGVGTEVLPTGTTSFRNPVGSGPFRFGSFTPGGPALFKRWDGHWDTVPRVAELEIVPANEEAARVNALLSGQVHYAADLAGAAVNRLKGEKSARLLSAPRATAQQILLSRGREPFSDLRLVEAFQLGIDRAALARIALAGQGEPGNDLFGKGLDGYPADLPPRERDADRARALVREAGADGLEVPLQTSTLDAAWEPAAALIARQLGEIGLKVVPHTLAAPTYFSEMKERRSVAAFNTTSTLPVTTFLEQRLRGGAARNLTGFASGEFDELLDRARTTRDDAARAELLHRAQRIARDESGLVVWGFSDANDAISADVRGLRAAPPNSHDWARFDRVALG, from the coding sequence ATGAACAGGCCTGTCCAGGTACCGGACGATCTCGCGCGGGGCATCGGCAGGCGCGGCCTCCTCACGGGGATGGGCGCGATCGCGGCGGCCGGGCTGCTCGGCGGCTGCGGCTCCGGCGGCGGGGACGGCGCCCGGCGGTTCCGGGCCGCGTTCGCCGCGGGCGGCTCGCAGGAGACGATGGACCCGCACGTCGCGCCCAACTTCGTCGACCAGGTCCGGGCCAAGGCGATGTTCGACACGCTCGCGACGTTCGGCGACGACATGTCGATCCGGCCGCGGCTGGCCGAGTCGTGGGAGAGCGACGCGTCCGGGAAGCGGTGGCGGGTGCGGCTGCGGGAGGCGCGGTTCCACGACGGCGCGCCCGTCACCGCCGAGGACGTCCTCTTCACCTACCGGCGGGTCGCCGACCCCGGCACCGGGTCGCCGTCCCAGCAGCTGATGTCGGCGGTCGACTTCGCCGCGAGCGGGGCGAGCGGGCCGCGGGAGCTGACACTGGTGCTGAAGGAGGCCGACTTCGGGTTCCCGCGCGCGCTCGCCGGCGTCGGCACCGAGGTCCTCCCGACGGGCACGACGAGTTTCCGGAACCCTGTCGGCTCCGGGCCCTTCCGGTTCGGCTCCTTCACGCCCGGCGGCCCGGCGCTGTTCAAGCGCTGGGACGGGCACTGGGACACCGTCCCGAGGGTCGCCGAGCTGGAGATCGTGCCCGCGAACGAGGAGGCCGCGCGGGTCAACGCCCTGCTGTCCGGGCAGGTGCACTACGCGGCCGACCTCGCGGGCGCCGCGGTGAACCGGCTCAAGGGCGAGAAGTCGGCGCGGCTGCTGAGCGCGCCGCGCGCGACCGCGCAGCAGATCCTGCTGAGCCGGGGCCGCGAACCGTTCTCCGACCTGCGGCTGGTCGAGGCGTTCCAGCTCGGCATCGACCGGGCGGCGCTGGCCCGGATCGCGCTGGCCGGGCAGGGCGAGCCCGGCAACGACCTGTTCGGCAAGGGCCTGGACGGCTACCCGGCGGACCTGCCGCCGCGCGAGCGCGACGCCGACCGCGCCCGCGCGCTCGTCCGCGAGGCGGGGGCGGACGGCCTGGAGGTCCCGCTGCAGACCAGCACGCTGGACGCCGCGTGGGAGCCGGCCGCCGCGCTGATCGCCCGGCAGCTCGGCGAGATCGGGCTGAAGGTCGTCCCGCACACCCTCGCGGCGCCGACGTACTTCAGCGAGATGAAGGAGCGCCGGAGCGTCGCCGCGTTCAACACCACCTCGACCCTGCCGGTCACGACCTTCCTGGAGCAGCGGCTGCGCGGGGGCGCCGCCCGGAACCTGACCGGGTTCGCGTCCGGTGAGTTCGACGAGCTGCTCGACCGGGCCCGCACCACCCGCGACGACGCCGCCCGCGCGGAGCTGCTGCACCGCGCCCAGCGCATCGCGCGCGACGAGTCCGGCCTGGTCGTGTGGGGCTTCTCCGACGCCAACGACGCGATCTCCGCGGACGTGCGCGGGCTGCGGGCGGCCCCGCCCAACTCCCACGACTGGGCCAGGTTCGACCGGGTCGCCCTCGGCTGA